The following proteins come from a genomic window of Natrinema saccharevitans:
- a CDS encoding 3-oxoacyl-ACP reductase family protein, which produces MSESVQRLEPLERRPLTDRTCLVTGSSRGIGREIAFELARCGADVAVNYRSSEDRALAVTETIEENGETAVPVQADVSDPAAVERMAAEVREDLGEIDVLVNNAGITIDRTFEDMTYEDWRTVIDVNLHGTFNCTKAFYEDIKTSDHGRLINISSVVGQQGNYGQANYATSKGGLFAFTRTLALELASHGSTANCVAPGFTETDMLEKVPDRVQDKIREDIPLDRFAEPADIVGMVRFLAGDQAEYMTGQVLGINGGMEW; this is translated from the coding sequence ATGTCCGAATCCGTCCAACGGCTCGAGCCCCTGGAGCGCCGCCCGCTGACCGACCGTACATGTCTCGTCACCGGTTCCTCACGGGGGATCGGTCGCGAAATCGCGTTCGAACTCGCCCGGTGTGGGGCCGACGTGGCGGTCAACTACCGCTCCTCGGAGGACCGCGCGCTGGCGGTGACCGAGACGATCGAGGAGAACGGCGAGACGGCGGTTCCCGTGCAAGCCGACGTCTCGGATCCGGCAGCGGTCGAACGGATGGCCGCCGAAGTCCGCGAAGATCTCGGCGAGATCGACGTCCTCGTCAACAACGCGGGGATCACCATCGACCGGACCTTCGAGGACATGACCTACGAGGACTGGCGGACCGTCATCGACGTCAACCTCCACGGCACGTTCAACTGCACGAAGGCCTTCTACGAGGACATCAAGACCTCCGATCACGGCCGCCTGATCAACATCTCGAGCGTCGTCGGCCAGCAGGGCAATTACGGGCAGGCCAACTACGCCACCTCGAAGGGCGGGCTCTTCGCCTTCACCCGGACGCTGGCGCTGGAACTGGCCAGCCACGGGTCGACGGCCAACTGCGTCGCGCCCGGCTTCACCGAGACGGACATGCTGGAGAAGGTACCCGACAGGGTGCAGGACAAGATCCGCGAGGACATCCCGCTGGATCGGTTCGCCGAGCCCGCGGATATCGTCGGGATGGTCCGCTTTCTCGCCGGCGATCAAGCCGAGTACATGACCGGGCAGGTGCTTGGCATCAACGGCGGGATGGAGTGGTGA
- a CDS encoding cobalt-precorrin-7 (C(5))-methyltransferase — MSGEYDLDAGPDPATFAAGAVEPNIDEAAGDPVYAVGVGPGNREYLTPRGERAIREADVVVGFTTVVEFVEELTDADLLTCGYEDEAEALEKFGERVAAGESGTAVAMGDPNHSGYQFVGKVQDAVERAAPDLPVRVIPGISSIQLAASRARTPMEDTEFVTLHKSGDLESDMDRLAAAATVDERHLLVLPRPYDRMPGDLAAFLLAKGADPDLEALVCEKLTHDDEELHRFTLAELAAHAGGDGRDDSPFSDLVVLAVRQPVYSSS, encoded by the coding sequence ATGAGCGGTGAATACGACCTCGACGCGGGGCCGGATCCGGCGACGTTCGCGGCGGGTGCGGTAGAGCCGAACATCGATGAAGCCGCCGGCGATCCGGTCTACGCCGTCGGCGTCGGCCCCGGTAATCGTGAGTATCTCACGCCCCGCGGCGAGCGCGCGATCCGCGAGGCCGACGTCGTCGTCGGCTTCACGACGGTCGTCGAGTTCGTCGAGGAGCTGACCGACGCCGATCTGCTGACCTGCGGGTACGAGGACGAGGCCGAGGCGCTCGAAAAGTTCGGCGAGCGCGTCGCCGCCGGCGAGTCCGGGACTGCGGTCGCGATGGGCGATCCCAACCACTCGGGCTACCAGTTCGTCGGCAAGGTACAGGACGCCGTGGAACGAGCGGCTCCCGATCTACCGGTCCGAGTGATCCCCGGCATCTCCTCGATCCAGCTGGCCGCCAGCCGCGCCCGGACGCCGATGGAGGACACCGAGTTCGTCACGCTGCACAAGAGCGGCGACCTCGAGTCGGACATGGACCGCCTCGCGGCCGCGGCCACGGTCGACGAACGCCACCTGCTGGTCCTCCCCCGGCCGTACGACCGGATGCCCGGCGACCTCGCCGCCTTCTTGCTCGCGAAAGGGGCAGATCCCGACCTCGAGGCGCTGGTCTGCGAGAAGTTGACCCACGACGACGAGGAACTCCACCGGTTCACGCTGGCCGAACTGGCAGCCCACGCCGGCGGGGACGGCAGGGACGACAGCCCGTTCTCCGATCTGGTGGTGCTTGCGGTGCGACAGCCGGTCTACAGTAGTTCTTGA
- a CDS encoding cobalt-precorrin-4/precorrin-4 C(11)-methyltransferase: MTDDAGNDPQDAIDSEGERRREELDDRIFDHSAGDDQKGIPFVGAGPGNPRLLTVAGKELLEEADLVVHAGSLVNSELLDEYCGHAELVNSVGKDLEELIPLMRDAYEDGDDVVRLHSGDPAIYGAALEQMDALEHEGVPTYFVPGVTSAFAASATLRTQLTLNEVSNHVAFTRPQGKTLTPEEDHISEFVEMGDVTTCIYLGTHAVRDTMDRLLEDGHDPETPVAVIYHASWPDEDVIVGDIGTIADKVEEAGYRASALVVIGDAVTGAGYERSFLYGDWADRGPSENSAETEASDD, from the coding sequence ATGACCGACGACGCGGGGAACGATCCCCAGGACGCGATCGACTCCGAAGGCGAGCGCCGCCGCGAGGAGCTGGACGACCGGATCTTCGACCACAGCGCCGGCGACGACCAGAAGGGGATCCCCTTCGTCGGCGCCGGCCCCGGCAACCCGCGGCTGCTGACCGTCGCCGGGAAGGAACTCCTCGAGGAAGCCGATCTCGTCGTCCACGCGGGCTCGCTGGTCAACAGCGAACTCCTGGACGAGTACTGCGGCCACGCCGAGCTGGTGAACTCCGTCGGGAAAGATCTCGAGGAGCTGATCCCGCTGATGCGGGACGCCTACGAGGACGGCGACGACGTCGTTCGGCTGCACAGCGGCGACCCCGCCATCTACGGCGCGGCGCTCGAGCAGATGGACGCCTTAGAACACGAGGGCGTCCCGACCTACTTCGTGCCCGGCGTCACGTCGGCGTTCGCGGCCAGCGCGACGCTGCGGACCCAACTGACGCTCAACGAGGTCTCGAACCACGTCGCGTTCACCCGACCACAGGGCAAGACCCTGACCCCGGAGGAGGACCACATCTCCGAGTTCGTCGAGATGGGCGACGTGACGACCTGTATCTACCTCGGGACCCACGCCGTTCGCGACACGATGGATCGCCTGCTCGAGGACGGCCACGACCCCGAGACGCCGGTCGCGGTGATCTACCACGCCTCGTGGCCGGACGAGGACGTGATCGTCGGCGATATCGGGACGATTGCGGACAAGGTCGAGGAGGCGGGCTACCGCGCCTCGGCGCTGGTCGTCATCGGCGACGCGGTGACCGGCGCGGGCTACGAGCGATCCTTCCTCTACGGCGACTGGGCGGATCGCGGGCCTTCCGAAAACTCGGCCGAAACGGAGGCTAGTGATGACTGA
- the cbiT gene encoding precorrin-6Y C5,15-methyltransferase (decarboxylating) subunit CbiT, whose product MPPIALPHDAKAGPTKSEVRAVVGSKLALEPDDHFAEVGSCTGAVTIEAAQRAGRVTALERKPERLETTEQNLAANEESVRADVDLRNAEAPEGLPDDADALFLGGSRNFEGVLDHAVDTGVDRVVMNVSRLEVAGRATQAFRERDILEEVIQFQVSHGYELAGATSFNSENPVYMLVGSATPDDDGETVAADGGEASGDADGGSQR is encoded by the coding sequence ATGCCACCTATCGCGCTTCCACACGACGCGAAGGCCGGCCCGACCAAGTCGGAAGTCCGGGCCGTCGTCGGCTCGAAGCTCGCGCTCGAGCCGGACGACCACTTCGCGGAGGTCGGCTCCTGTACGGGGGCCGTCACCATCGAAGCCGCACAGCGAGCCGGGCGGGTGACCGCCCTCGAACGGAAACCCGAACGCCTCGAGACGACCGAGCAGAACCTCGCGGCTAACGAGGAGTCGGTCCGCGCCGACGTCGACCTGCGCAACGCGGAAGCGCCCGAGGGCCTGCCCGACGACGCCGACGCCCTGTTTCTGGGCGGCAGTCGGAACTTCGAGGGCGTCCTCGATCACGCCGTCGACACCGGGGTCGATCGCGTCGTCATGAACGTCTCGCGACTCGAGGTGGCTGGCCGAGCGACGCAGGCCTTCCGCGAGCGCGATATTCTCGAGGAGGTAATCCAGTTCCAGGTGAGCCACGGTTACGAACTCGCCGGTGCGACGAGTTTCAATTCGGAGAACCCGGTGTACATGCTTGTCGGGAGCGCGACGCCCGACGACGACGGTGAGACAGTCGCTGCAGACGGCGGTGAGGCGAGCGGCGACGCTGACGGAGGGAGCCAGCGATGA
- a CDS encoding RDD family protein, with translation MAKVRIFGSIHVNTRSVVEDDLRAFSKGADAIAVEQPRLGETVRSAVGLVLRYPFFFVGLQSIFVLQMPLYVLFNRDLLSAEFLAARAVAGERPVHEVDRHPLEILSGRSPLWIVGNWLTFLVLAVAFPAETLVATGLAVGLLVVLTTRFRYGIRRPTIVAAVVLTAIACGLLVVDLFRTDIGASFVGLLYPVGGLVLLRLTLEARNEAMLEEVASLATTHDHERLCLATGYAHLPGMVERASAYGLTTGDVFKPRWRASGEWADPDTLLESDDRDVRPRVETAGDVLGRRAVATVIDWLVIVLLALSVPAALVGIDSARSIGSDASLGALTLLWVLLSPPAYYVIGETAFGQTVGKSLLDLTVVRIDGSPCTFRHAVVRTAVHPLDFLPVCYLLGGIVAAATDYGQRLGDLAAGTTVVKLEAPPDDRTADDTGAAAGRRDSAAVDPPVEAGEAERTPTTDR, from the coding sequence ATGGCGAAGGTCAGAATCTTCGGATCGATCCACGTCAATACGCGGAGCGTCGTCGAAGACGACCTCCGAGCGTTTTCGAAGGGAGCGGACGCGATCGCGGTCGAGCAGCCGCGACTGGGGGAGACCGTTCGCTCTGCGGTCGGGCTCGTCCTCCGGTATCCGTTTTTCTTCGTCGGTCTCCAGTCGATCTTCGTCCTCCAGATGCCGCTGTACGTACTGTTCAACCGCGACCTGCTGTCAGCCGAATTCCTCGCCGCTCGAGCGGTGGCGGGGGAACGGCCGGTCCACGAAGTCGACCGACATCCGCTCGAGATCCTGTCCGGGCGCAGTCCGTTGTGGATCGTCGGCAACTGGCTCACGTTTCTCGTCCTCGCGGTCGCGTTCCCCGCCGAAACGCTCGTCGCAACGGGGCTCGCCGTCGGTCTGCTGGTGGTCCTGACGACCCGGTTCCGATATGGAATTCGTCGTCCGACGATCGTCGCGGCGGTGGTACTGACCGCGATCGCCTGTGGATTGCTCGTCGTCGACCTCTTCCGAACCGATATCGGGGCGAGTTTCGTCGGTCTCCTCTATCCCGTGGGGGGGCTCGTTCTCCTCAGGCTCACCCTCGAGGCGCGAAACGAGGCGATGCTCGAGGAGGTCGCCTCGCTGGCGACGACCCACGACCACGAGCGACTCTGTCTCGCGACTGGATACGCCCACCTCCCGGGAATGGTCGAACGCGCGTCGGCGTACGGGCTGACGACGGGAGACGTGTTCAAACCGCGGTGGCGAGCGTCGGGCGAGTGGGCCGATCCCGACACGCTGTTGGAATCCGACGACCGCGACGTTCGGCCGCGCGTGGAAACGGCCGGCGACGTCCTCGGGAGGCGGGCCGTGGCGACGGTGATCGACTGGCTCGTGATCGTCCTGCTCGCGCTTTCCGTTCCGGCGGCCCTCGTCGGTATCGATTCGGCGCGTTCGATCGGCAGTGACGCGAGTCTCGGCGCCCTCACGCTGCTCTGGGTGCTACTATCGCCGCCGGCGTACTACGTGATCGGCGAGACGGCGTTCGGCCAGACCGTCGGGAAATCGCTCCTCGATCTGACCGTCGTTCGGATCGACGGCTCGCCGTGTACGTTCCGCCACGCTGTCGTTCGAACGGCGGTACACCCGCTCGATTTCCTTCCAGTCTGCTACCTCCTCGGCGGTATCGTCGCCGCCGCGACCGACTACGGCCAGCGGCTCGGAGACCTCGCGGCCGGAACGACCGTCGTGAAACTCGAGGCTCCTCCCGACGACCGGACGGCGGACGATACGGGTGCGGCCGCCGGTCGACGCGATTCGGCCGCTGTCGATCCGCCGGTCGAAGCCGGTGAGGCCGAGCGGACGCCGACGACCGACCGGTGA
- a CDS encoding DUF7130 family rubredoxin-like protein produces MRPETDHPSIADELRNKNETELPIGEAREPESRGYTMWRCGSCGEMGRFEDELPDACPGCLSPREELFYWEED; encoded by the coding sequence ATGAGGCCCGAAACCGACCATCCGTCGATCGCGGACGAACTGCGGAACAAAAACGAGACCGAACTCCCGATCGGCGAAGCTCGGGAGCCCGAGAGCCGCGGGTACACCATGTGGCGCTGCGGGTCCTGTGGCGAGATGGGACGGTTCGAAGACGAACTACCGGACGCGTGTCCCGGCTGCCTGTCACCGCGGGAGGAACTGTTCTACTGGGAAGAGGACTGA
- a CDS encoding precorrin-8X methylmutase yields the protein MTDQEFEEEYADLGATTQNAMDIAETSMDIVRGFTPDETLADRVRQKSVHSMGDIEFQHLIEFTGDDGIGDDEDAPIRAGARAVLEVADIFTDITMVKAGVTGRGHDCEVSKAIGHGKELAAETGMTRTAAAMLELDKEDAFEGAIVTIGNAPTAALALADCIEQGTRPAVVVANPVGFVKAEESRERIREVSEAFGVPAITHVGRRGGSGLAAALTNELIHVATDVRTDEIDLEIDAETRAETGENR from the coding sequence ATGACTGATCAGGAGTTCGAAGAGGAGTACGCCGATCTGGGAGCAACGACGCAGAACGCGATGGACATCGCGGAGACGAGCATGGACATCGTCCGGGGGTTCACGCCGGACGAGACGCTGGCCGACCGCGTGCGTCAGAAGTCGGTCCACTCGATGGGGGACATCGAATTCCAGCACTTGATCGAGTTCACCGGCGACGACGGGATCGGCGACGACGAGGACGCGCCGATCCGTGCCGGCGCGCGCGCCGTCCTCGAGGTGGCCGATATCTTCACCGACATCACGATGGTGAAAGCCGGCGTCACGGGCCGGGGCCACGACTGCGAGGTCTCGAAGGCCATCGGTCACGGGAAGGAACTCGCCGCCGAGACCGGGATGACCCGGACCGCCGCGGCGATGCTCGAACTGGACAAGGAAGACGCCTTCGAGGGCGCGATCGTCACGATCGGGAACGCGCCGACGGCGGCGCTGGCGCTCGCGGACTGCATCGAGCAGGGGACCCGGCCGGCGGTCGTCGTCGCGAACCCGGTCGGCTTCGTCAAGGCCGAGGAGAGCCGCGAGCGGATCCGCGAGGTCAGCGAGGCGTTCGGCGTCCCGGCGATCACCCACGTCGGTCGCCGGGGCGGCAGCGGCCTCGCCGCGGCCCTGACGAACGAACTCATCCACGTCGCGACGGACGTCCGGACCGACGAGATCGACCTCGAGATCGACGCCGAGACGCGGGCCGAAACCGGCGAGAACCGATGA
- a CDS encoding cobalt-factor II C(20)-methyltransferase translates to MTLYGVGLGPGEADLVTVRGKAVLEDADVVYSPGRLSRTVALNHVAESKIGDLDFPMTKDEEKLRAAWKEAAAEIAPNARDGDVAFVTLGDPNVYSTFGHLRRTIDAFHPEVELEIVPGVSAVTAFATAMGVEIEAGAGLSLREAASGHSPTGPDRMILFKVTDAPATHEGLVEAGYDVTYGRRLFMEQGDTIVTDDPADIDERDYYTLAYAEKEDLEVEQATAAFETDSTGSELRSDGGRELADDELAALERAEGRAGGDCGGYRGGKR, encoded by the coding sequence ATGACTCTCTACGGCGTCGGACTCGGTCCCGGCGAGGCCGACCTCGTGACCGTCCGCGGGAAAGCGGTCCTCGAGGACGCCGACGTGGTCTACTCGCCGGGCCGGCTCTCCCGGACCGTCGCCTTGAATCACGTCGCCGAGTCGAAGATCGGGGACCTCGATTTCCCGATGACGAAAGACGAGGAGAAGCTCCGGGCGGCCTGGAAGGAGGCCGCCGCGGAGATCGCCCCGAACGCCCGCGACGGCGACGTCGCCTTCGTGACGCTGGGCGATCCCAACGTCTACTCGACGTTTGGCCACCTGCGCCGGACGATCGACGCGTTCCACCCCGAGGTCGAGTTGGAGATCGTCCCCGGCGTCAGCGCCGTGACGGCCTTCGCGACCGCGATGGGCGTCGAGATCGAGGCCGGTGCGGGGCTCTCCTTGCGAGAGGCCGCCTCGGGCCACAGCCCGACGGGACCGGACCGGATGATCCTGTTCAAGGTCACCGACGCGCCGGCGACCCACGAGGGCCTCGTCGAGGCCGGCTACGACGTGACCTACGGCCGCCGGCTGTTCATGGAACAGGGCGACACGATCGTCACCGACGACCCCGCCGACATCGACGAACGCGACTACTACACGCTCGCCTACGCCGAGAAGGAAGACCTCGAGGTCGAGCAGGCGACGGCGGCGTTCGAGACCGACAGTACCGGCTCGGAGCTGCGCTCCGACGGCGGTCGCGAACTCGCCGACGACGAACTGGCCGCCCTCGAGCGCGCCGAGGGCCGTGCGGGCGGCGACTGCGGCGGCTATCGCGGAGGGAAGCGATGA
- a CDS encoding cobyrinic acid a,c-diamide synthase: MNGFVLGGVSSGVGKTVATLSIVQALADAGHAVQPAKAGPDFIDPSHHEAIAGRPSRTLDLWLCGADGLRRNYRRGEGDICVVEGVMGLYDGDGSSTAMVAEALDLPVVLVVDAKAGMESVAATALGFREYAATVGRDVEVAGVVAQRAHGGRHEQGIRDALPDGLEYFGRIPPNDDLEIPDRHLGLEMGEEAALPRTALRAAAESLDADRLAAVAREPPAPDASSLAAPAEPVDATVAVASDAAFCFRYPATIERFRERADLVTFSPVAGDPVPDCDGVYLPGGYPELNADALASAGTLAELGDRAAEGLPVFGECGGLMAMSRSLTTAEGERSEMAGILPADVTMHDRYQALDHVELEAVDDTLTADAGETIRGHEFHYSSAAVDADARFAFETVRGDGIDGDHDGLTEYESLGTYVHVHPESGAFDRFLARLE, translated from the coding sequence ATGAACGGATTCGTCCTCGGCGGCGTCAGCTCCGGCGTCGGGAAGACGGTCGCGACGCTGTCGATCGTGCAGGCGCTCGCGGACGCCGGCCACGCGGTCCAGCCCGCCAAGGCGGGCCCGGACTTCATCGATCCGAGCCACCACGAAGCGATCGCGGGCCGCCCGTCTCGCACGCTCGATCTGTGGCTCTGCGGCGCGGACGGTCTCCGGCGGAACTACCGCCGCGGCGAGGGCGATATCTGCGTCGTCGAGGGCGTGATGGGCCTGTACGACGGCGACGGCTCGAGTACCGCCATGGTCGCCGAGGCGCTCGACCTGCCGGTCGTCCTCGTGGTCGACGCCAAGGCGGGGATGGAAAGCGTCGCGGCGACCGCGCTGGGCTTTCGCGAGTACGCCGCGACGGTCGGCCGCGACGTCGAGGTCGCCGGCGTGGTCGCCCAGCGGGCCCACGGCGGCCGCCACGAACAGGGCATTCGCGACGCCTTGCCCGACGGCCTCGAGTACTTCGGGCGGATCCCGCCGAACGACGACCTCGAGATTCCCGACCGCCATCTGGGGCTCGAGATGGGCGAGGAGGCCGCGCTGCCGCGGACGGCGTTGCGGGCGGCCGCGGAGTCGCTCGACGCTGATCGACTGGCTGCCGTCGCGCGCGAACCGCCCGCTCCCGATGCCTCGTCGCTCGCCGCCCCGGCCGAGCCGGTCGACGCCACCGTCGCCGTCGCCAGCGACGCGGCGTTTTGCTTCCGGTATCCGGCGACGATTGAGCGCTTCCGCGAGCGGGCCGACCTGGTCACGTTCTCGCCGGTCGCGGGCGACCCGGTCCCCGACTGCGACGGGGTCTATTTGCCCGGCGGTTACCCCGAACTCAACGCCGACGCCCTCGCGTCGGCCGGTACCCTTGCGGAACTCGGCGACCGCGCTGCCGAGGGGCTGCCGGTGTTCGGCGAGTGCGGCGGTCTGATGGCGATGAGCCGGTCGCTGACGACGGCCGAGGGTGAGCGCAGCGAGATGGCCGGGATCCTCCCCGCGGACGTGACGATGCACGACCGCTATCAGGCGCTCGATCACGTCGAACTCGAGGCCGTCGACGACACGCTGACCGCCGACGCCGGCGAGACGATCCGGGGCCACGAGTTCCACTACTCGAGCGCCGCCGTCGACGCCGACGCCCGTTTCGCCTTCGAAACGGTCCGTGGCGACGGCATCGACGGCGATCACGACGGGCTGACCGAGTACGAGTCGCTGGGCACCTACGTCCACGTCCACCCCGAGAGCGGCGCGTTCGACCGGTTCCTCGCACGCCTCGAGTAG